In Methanocella paludicola SANAE, the sequence GAGTATAAAGGCCCCGGCCTCGGGCTGGCCATTTCCCGGAAGATCATCGAGGGCCACGGCGGGCGCATCTGGGCGAAGAGCGAGGTGGGCAAGGGAAGCACATTTTACTTCACGATACCGAAACGTACCGTTGCCTCCGGCTCAGCTGAAGCAAAAACAACCTAAAAAATTTTGGGGCAGCCGGAGCCGCCCGCTTACAGGATTATTTCAATGTCGAGCTCTTCGGCGAGCTCCTTGTACCGGTTCCGGATGGTGACCTCGGTCACGCCGGCCACGTTGGCAACCTCTCTCTGGGTCCTGCGCTCTCCGCACAGGATAGAGGAGATATATATCGCCGCCGCAGCCACGCCCGTCGGGCCTCTCCCGCTGGTCAGCTCCTTCTCCGCGGCCTGCCTCAGGATCTCCACGGCCCTGCTCTGCACCTCGCCCTTCAGCGACAGTCCCGAGCAGAACCTCGGCACGTAGTCGATGGGGGACGTGGGCATCAGCTTGAGCCCCAGCTCGCGGGATATGAACCGGTATGTCCTGCCGATCTCCTTGCGGGATACTCTCGACACTTCGGCGATCTCGTCGAGCGTCCTGGGCACGCCGTTCTGCCTGCACGCCGCGTACAGCGCCGCCGCAGCGACGCCTTCGATGCTTCTGCCCCTGATCAGGTTCTTCGTGACGGCCTTCCTGTACACGACGGCCGACGTTTCCCTGATGTTCCTCGGTAAGCCGAGAGCAGATGCCATACGGTCCAGTTCGGACAGCGCAAAGGCGAGGTTACGCTCAGTTGCGTTCGAGACACGGATGCGCCTCTGCCATTTCCTTAAACGGTATAGCTGAGCACGATTCTTCGATGAGATGGACTTACCATACGAGTCACGGTTGCGCCAGTCGATCATCGTCGACAGGCCCTTGTCGTGGATGGTGAACGTCATGGGAGCGCCAACACGCGACCGCTTCATTCTCTGGTCGTGGTCGAATGCCCTCCACTCGGGGCCCATGTCGATGAAGTCCTCATCGACGACCAGGCCGCATTCGTTACAGACGAGCTCGGCTCTTTCGTAGTCGTGGACAAGCTGGCGGGAGCCGCATTCGGGGCACTCGACGATGCGTTCCTCTCCCTCTGCCTTCTCTCCTTCCTTCTTAACCCGCTCAAGGGTCTTCTCCTTAGGGATCTCTTTCTTCTCTATTTCTCTGATCTTTTCTATTTCTGCCACGCTTACACCTTCTATGCCGTGTAGACTCGGTCATTTATGAGCGCTTTAGCCTTGGACACCGGATAATTCTTAAAAAGCCTGACGGAAATATATGGATCCTTCTCCGGGCCAAAGATGTCGTAAACGGTGCCGATCTTCTCCATTTTTTTGGTTAACACGCTGCTGTTCATTCTGGGAAGTGACCCGTCATCCGAGCGGATTATAAGGTTGCCGTGAGTCGATAAGTGTAATACCTTGCCAAGCCTCTTCAAAAATCGTCACTTCCAAAACTATAAATAGTCTCGCCTCATAGTATATAAACTTTACGTAATGCTTAATAAGCTACGCTATATGCGTAAAGTAAGGGCGCTATCCTCTGATGTAAGCCTATACTCTCTTTTTGAGGATTTTTATTAATAAATCTTTCGAATTTTGGAGCGCTTTTTCGGCCTCTTCCGCCGTCAGGCCCGCGCCCCGGGCTACTGCGAGGGCCTTTTCCCTCGTTATGAGATCATCGGGCGAGTGCGTGTCCGTGTCGACGACGAGGCGCGCGCCCGCGGCCTTTGCCATCCGGGCGACGTGGCCGTTCGTCACGTTGTGGCCATACCGGGCCGTGATCTCTAAGCAGATGCCGTTATCCGCGGCGAGCTTAGCCTCCTCTTCGGTGATGTAGCCGGGATGGGCCAGAATGTCCACGTCCTCGCACTCCGCGGCCGCCAGGTTGGTCAGCGGAGCGACCGGCTCCACCGGGGACTCGCCGTGCACGACCACGATCTCCGCTCCCGCATGCTTCGCCATCCGGGCGAGCTTCGGGATGAGCTTCGGAGGAACATGGGTGATCTCCACTCCCGCCAGCACCCTGATGTCGTAGCTTTCCTCCAGGTACCGTGCCTTCTTCGCCCCCTCGAGTAAAAAGTCCAGGTTGGTGAAGTCAGCGTGGTCGGTGAGGGCGATGGCCTGGTATCCGGCCACCTTGGCCCTGCGGACCAGCTCGCTCGGGATCAGCTCCCCGTCGCTGAAAAGGGTGTGAGTGTGAAGGTCGATCATCATATTGACTTGAATAAGCTATTATTTATGCTTTATGAAAAGTGGCTTTAGCAGTTCTATGCTCTTCGTCCTTGTTTCTTCTATTCGACGCACGTACAGCCCCCCGGTCGGTATCACGAAAACACGAAACTTTTTATATCCCGCGTAAGGCTCGAAATGCACAAAGGTAGATGCTTTGGGGTTTAAAACACGAAACAACCTCTCTAAAATACGAACCTCTCGAAAGGATTGAAACACGAGAAAAAGCATTACCATTGAAGTTCATGCCGTTCTTGTGTTTCTATCCTTTAGTGTTTTGGAGCCCTTAGGGAGGTTGTTTCGTGTTTTGAACGCCCGGCATGAGCTTGGTGATTTCGGGCCTTACGTGGGATATAAAAAGTCTTTCGTGGTTTCGTGATACCGACCGAAGGGATCCAGCTCCACAGGAAACATGGTTAAGGGTTGATAAGCAAGCACGGAGCTACCGAATATAAAAATACAGAGCCTACTGCTTGCCACCGCGCAGCCGGATGATCTCGGCGCCTATGCGGTCCAGCAGCGCAGACTTCGGCCCGAGGTTGTCGATCGTCACGCGCCCGGACCTGTCGAACGGCCGGGCAGGGTGCGCCCGGTTAGCCTCGACCTCCGGATGTAAACCCAGATTCTCGGCCGCACGCTTGATCTCGGACACCTTAGGGGCCTTGACCGAGTGCTCCTTCTTCGTCAGGCGGCCCTCTTTCCTCGTATGGTTCAGGTCAAGGTAGACGGGCCACACGAAGATCCGCTTATTGCTTTGCATCTCCTCTCGCTGCATCACTGATACTATGCGGTCATCAACTATTTATCTTTCCAGCGCATACAGAATAATTTATAACGATTTATCCTGATGAATGAGCAACACATTTATAACATTATAATCCAGAGTACTATTTGCCAATTATATGTAAAGCCTGTTGAACGCGGTTTAGTTGTTGAACAGTTGAGTTGTTGAACACGGCACAGCGGTTGAATAGGTGTAGCATATGTACACGGGCCGCGGCGAGCCTTTAATCGCCGCCAGTGAAAACGGAGGCCTATCGGAAAGGGATCGTGAGATTCTGGAACGAGAAACTCGAAAACACTGTATTCCTTCTTTTTCTTTACTCTTTAAAATAAGCTTACGTTTTTGGGCCCATGAGTTTTTCAGCCTTCTCGGAGGCCACCTTGATGGCCTCGTCGACGGTCTTCTGGTCGACCGCCTCGCCGCGGTCGGTGATGAGCCGGATGTCGATGGTCACTTCGCCCTCGTCCAGTGCCACGGCGATATCCAGGTCGTCGATGCGCTTGACGGGAACGACGGAGTAAATGTACTCGAGGGCGGCATCGTAGACCGCCTCGATCAGGGCTTCGTCCTTCATTCGCTTAGGACTTCTTCGCCGGCCTTATGAGGCCTCTTTCCCGCTGGGGCCCTTGCCAAGCGCGGCCTTAAGCTGATCCTGGAGCTGCGTGAAACGGGACTGGATGCGCTCTTCCTGGCGGGCCAGCGACTTCATCCTCACGTCCAGGGAGTCCTTCTTCTCCTCCAGGTCCTTGAGCACTTCTTCCTTGTTGGCCTTCACGAGCAGCTCGCCGGCGGCCTTGTAGACGACGGCGTCGTCCTCGGTCTTCTTGAGCTCATCAAGCGCCCTCTCGGTCTCCCGGAGGACCATCTCGACCTGGCTTCTCTGCTGCATGAGCGCCTGCGCCTGCTGCTGGATCTGCTGCAGCTGGGCAAGCTGGTTCTGGATCTGCGGTGGTAGTTCGTTCATGTCCTTCACCTAGATAAGTCAAATAGTATTACGGGCATTCAACATCTCCCCGGCTATTTTTATGAGGCGCAGCCAAGTGTTGAGCGCCGCGCGAAGAGAGATGATGTCCTCGGCTTCGATAAATAATGTTAACAGGCCTCCGTCCTGCCTGAGCTCTATGCGGGAGCGCTCGGACGGAGCGGCCTGGAGTTCGGGCTTCAGTGCTTCATGCACCTTGCCGGCCACGGGGCCGAAGGCGAACTCGACGAATACGGTGTGCATTCGCACCTAAGCGGGAGCTCTATACGGCTTTAACACGCTTGATGGTGGTCGGCCTTTCTTTGACCAGCACGCGGTGGCCGCAGTAGGGGCACCGGACGCCGCCATATTCCTTGTCAAGCTCCACTACGTGCTTGCAGTGGGCGCATTTGTATACCATTAACGGCTCTCCTGCTTATTCCTGGGCTTCGGTGGCCTTCTTGATGTTCCTGGCCATCGTCTTCCCGGTCGTGGTCTGGGGCAGGTACGTTCCGCCGGCGTAAGTGTAGCCGCACTTGGTGCAGGCCCATATGCCGGTGCCCTCTCTCCACACGGACATGCGTCCGCACTTGGGGCACTTGAAGGCCTGCTTCATGTTCTCTTCGATGTCGGCGAC encodes:
- a CDS encoding transcription initiation factor IIB; amino-acid sequence: MREIEKKEIPKEKTLERVKKEGEKAEGEERIVECPECGSRQLVHDYERAELVCNECGLVVDEDFIDMGPEWRAFDHDQRMKRSRVGAPMTFTIHDKGLSTMIDWRNRDSYGKSISSKNRAQLYRLRKWQRRIRVSNATERNLAFALSELDRMASALGLPRNIRETSAVVYRKAVTKNLIRGRSIEGVAAAALYAACRQNGVPRTLDEIAEVSRVSRKEIGRTYRFISRELGLKLMPTSPIDYVPRFCSGLSLKGEVQSRAVEILRQAAEKELTSGRGPTGVAAAAIYISSILCGERRTQREVANVAGVTEVTIRNRYKELAEELDIEIIL
- a CDS encoding H/ACA ribonucleoprotein complex subunit GAR1 — translated: MKRLGKVLHLSTHGNLIIRSDDGSLPRMNSSVLTKKMEKIGTVYDIFGPEKDPYISVRLFKNYPVSKAKALINDRVYTA
- a CDS encoding histidinol phosphate phosphatase domain-containing protein, with product MIDLHTHTLFSDGELIPSELVRRAKVAGYQAIALTDHADFTNLDFLLEGAKKARYLEESYDIRVLAGVEITHVPPKLIPKLARMAKHAGAEIVVVHGESPVEPVAPLTNLAAAECEDVDILAHPGYITEEEAKLAADNGICLEITARYGHNVTNGHVARMAKAAGARLVVDTDTHSPDDLITREKALAVARGAGLTAEEAEKALQNSKDLLIKILKKRV
- a CDS encoding signal recognition particle subunit SRP19/SEC65 family protein, which codes for MQREEMQSNKRIFVWPVYLDLNHTRKEGRLTKKEHSVKAPKVSEIKRAAENLGLHPEVEANRAHPARPFDRSGRVTIDNLGPKSALLDRIGAEIIRLRGGKQ
- a CDS encoding DUF3194 domain-containing protein; the encoded protein is MKDEALIEAVYDAALEYIYSVVPVKRIDDLDIAVALDEGEVTIDIRLITDRGEAVDQKTVDEAIKVASEKAEKLMGPKT
- a CDS encoding prefoldin subunit beta; translated protein: MNELPPQIQNQLAQLQQIQQQAQALMQQRSQVEMVLRETERALDELKKTEDDAVVYKAAGELLVKANKEEVLKDLEEKKDSLDVRMKSLARQEERIQSRFTQLQDQLKAALGKGPSGKEAS
- a CDS encoding KEOPS complex subunit Pcc1; the encoded protein is MHTVFVEFAFGPVAGKVHEALKPELQAAPSERSRIELRQDGGLLTLFIEAEDIISLRAALNTWLRLIKIAGEMLNARNTI
- a CDS encoding DNA-directed RNA polymerase subunit P, producing the protein MVYKCAHCKHVVELDKEYGGVRCPYCGHRVLVKERPTTIKRVKAV
- a CDS encoding 50S ribosomal protein L37ae, producing MVEGSAKGRKTRSAGRFGPRYGRKTRVLVADIEENMKQAFKCPKCGRMSVWREGTGIWACTKCGYTYAGGTYLPQTTTGKTMARNIKKATEAQE